In Bifidobacterium actinocoloniiforme DSM 22766, a genomic segment contains:
- a CDS encoding ATP-binding cassette domain-containing protein, with translation MTQTANTPLLELRDITMRFGFIEALKSVDFTIFPQEVVAVVGDNGAGKSTLMKVIAGLYQPTKGDIRWRGGPVTISNVHEADSMGIGTVFQGQEFCENLNVSDNLFLGRELTRRAGIRDDEAMRSRSRRILDTFASSIGIGQSIASLSTGQRQTVAIARTLLNNPSLVLLDEPTASLSVMQTAEVLTYIKRLRTEGRSVMMICHDLPDVFAVADRIVVLRQGRINGVHNTEDTSYEEIIAQIAGVDTDGEGPGAHPTKRKRTDHQGRMLIDRSMRVKAAISRTGEGG, from the coding sequence ATGACACAAACAGCTAACACACCACTCTTGGAACTCCGCGACATCACCATGCGGTTTGGGTTCATCGAAGCACTCAAATCAGTGGACTTCACCATCTTCCCCCAGGAGGTGGTCGCTGTGGTCGGCGACAATGGCGCCGGTAAGTCCACACTGATGAAGGTCATCGCCGGCCTGTACCAACCCACGAAAGGCGATATCCGTTGGCGGGGCGGGCCGGTAACAATCAGCAATGTGCATGAAGCTGACTCCATGGGCATCGGCACCGTCTTCCAAGGGCAGGAGTTCTGCGAGAACCTCAACGTTTCGGACAACCTCTTTCTGGGCCGAGAACTCACCAGAAGGGCTGGCATCCGTGACGACGAGGCCATGCGCTCACGCTCACGCAGGATTCTGGACACCTTCGCTTCCTCGATTGGCATCGGGCAGTCCATCGCCTCCCTCTCGACCGGGCAGCGTCAGACGGTGGCCATAGCCCGCACTTTGCTCAACAACCCCAGCCTGGTGCTGCTGGACGAACCGACGGCCTCCCTATCCGTCATGCAAACCGCCGAGGTGCTCACCTACATCAAACGGCTGCGGACCGAGGGGCGCTCGGTCATGATGATCTGCCACGACCTCCCGGACGTGTTCGCTGTGGCGGACCGCATCGTCGTGTTGCGCCAGGGCCGGATCAACGGCGTGCACAACACCGAAGACACCAGCTACGAAGAGATCATCGCCCAAATCGCTGGCGTCGACACCGACGGCGAGGGGCCCGGCGCCCATCCAACCAAGCGCAAGCGGACCGACCATCAGGGGCGCATGCTGATCGACAGGAGTATGCGCGTCAAAGCCGCCATATCCCGGACCGGGGAGGGTGGCTGA
- a CDS encoding sugar-binding protein yields MHLTKKAFAVVVGVAACLSLSACSHTRGGQYADGAQGGIEKGATIGISMPTKSEERWNKDGNNLKKKLEAAGYKVILSFADDKPAQQNADIENMVNNNAKIVVVASKDGTAVGPAVEKAHDAGAKVIAYDRLIMNTKAVDYYATFQLEQTGVLEANYLIDKLGLKTGAKGPFNVELFSGSPDDNNAKYFFKGAWQLLQPYFKSGVLVSPSNHGGGVNKDFKLSDWQKISVQSWKAEQAQKDMESILDSSYAHGEKLDAVLSPYDGISQGVINAIQSKRPDMQPGGANWPYITGQDAMEIAVANIAKGTQGQTVFKDVNKLANAVYDMVMEIAQGKKVTGLNGKFNNNTIDVPSELLDPQNITKDNLPDLVKAKYLTQDRFDKLVSGDVAAQ; encoded by the coding sequence ATGCACTTGACCAAGAAAGCGTTCGCGGTGGTCGTGGGTGTCGCCGCCTGCCTGTCGTTGTCGGCTTGCAGCCACACCCGTGGAGGCCAGTATGCGGACGGGGCCCAGGGAGGCATAGAGAAGGGCGCCACCATTGGCATCTCCATGCCAACCAAGTCCGAGGAACGTTGGAACAAGGACGGCAACAACCTTAAGAAGAAGCTGGAGGCGGCCGGTTACAAGGTCATCCTCTCCTTCGCTGACGATAAGCCCGCCCAGCAGAACGCCGACATCGAGAATATGGTAAACAACAACGCCAAGATCGTGGTCGTGGCCTCCAAGGATGGCACCGCTGTCGGCCCGGCCGTGGAAAAGGCCCACGACGCCGGCGCCAAGGTCATCGCTTACGACCGCCTGATCATGAACACCAAGGCCGTCGACTACTACGCTACCTTCCAGCTGGAGCAGACCGGTGTGTTGGAGGCCAACTATCTGATCGACAAGCTTGGTCTCAAGACCGGCGCCAAGGGCCCCTTCAATGTGGAGCTCTTCTCTGGCTCGCCCGACGACAACAACGCCAAGTACTTCTTCAAGGGTGCCTGGCAGCTGTTGCAGCCCTACTTCAAGTCCGGCGTGCTGGTGAGCCCCTCCAACCACGGCGGCGGCGTAAACAAGGACTTCAAGCTTTCGGATTGGCAGAAGATCTCCGTGCAGTCGTGGAAAGCCGAGCAGGCCCAGAAGGATATGGAATCCATCCTGGATTCCAGCTACGCGCATGGTGAGAAGCTGGATGCGGTTCTCAGCCCCTACGACGGCATCTCCCAGGGTGTGATCAACGCCATCCAGTCCAAGCGCCCCGACATGCAGCCTGGCGGCGCCAACTGGCCCTACATCACCGGCCAGGACGCTATGGAGATCGCTGTGGCCAACATCGCCAAGGGCACCCAGGGCCAGACCGTGTTCAAGGACGTGAACAAGCTGGCCAACGCCGTGTACGACATGGTGATGGAGATCGCGCAGGGCAAGAAGGTCACCGGCCTGAACGGTAAGTTCAACAACAACACCATCGACGTGCCCTCCGAGTTGCTCGACCCGCAGAACATCACCAAGGACAACCTGCCCGACCTGGTTAAGGCGAAGTATCTCACCCAGGATCGATTCGACAAGCTGGTCTCGGGCGACGTCGCTGCCCAATAG
- a CDS encoding ROK family transcriptional regulator, which yields MARAFGSQSSLREGNRALIQEAITRFGAMTQVELAETTGLSTATVSTLVRQLVDERRLETQNTIRNGRRATLVAPARKDGLLVGVHIGERELLIDVIDYSKTILASHRLPLAFSHKADTTIERAIILINETVHSIGASPNEIKGVGLTVAAPVDSIRHVIAVPGILPGWDGIDLAGPFGTALQVPVVVDNDANAGAICEFRMGATVGKGNFIYVDASSGVGAGIMVNGSLMRGVTGLAGEIGHIQVDPLGSICACGNRGCLNTVVGEERLISLLSVTHGNMTLEDLVGSALAGDPGCRRVISDAAVRIGTVTADLCISVDPELVVVGGRLATAGDMFLDPLAEALQRLLFPNALTPIQVVSSQYPLDAPALGAALLVMDREDRPPA from the coding sequence ATGGCACGTGCATTCGGTTCTCAAAGCTCCCTACGGGAGGGCAACCGTGCCTTGATCCAGGAGGCGATCACCAGGTTCGGCGCCATGACGCAAGTGGAACTGGCAGAGACCACTGGGCTGTCCACTGCCACTGTGTCCACCTTGGTGCGCCAACTGGTCGACGAGCGGCGCCTGGAGACGCAGAACACCATACGGAACGGGCGTAGGGCCACGCTGGTAGCGCCAGCCCGCAAGGACGGGCTACTCGTAGGCGTGCACATCGGTGAGCGCGAACTCCTGATCGACGTGATTGACTACTCCAAGACCATCCTGGCCAGCCACCGGCTCCCCCTCGCCTTCAGCCACAAGGCCGATACCACCATCGAGCGAGCTATCATCCTGATCAACGAGACTGTGCACAGCATCGGCGCCTCACCCAACGAAATCAAGGGCGTGGGCCTGACCGTCGCCGCCCCGGTCGACTCCATCCGGCACGTCATCGCCGTCCCCGGCATCCTCCCCGGCTGGGACGGCATCGATCTAGCCGGTCCGTTCGGAACTGCGCTGCAAGTGCCGGTGGTGGTGGACAACGACGCGAATGCGGGCGCCATCTGCGAGTTCAGGATGGGCGCCACGGTCGGCAAAGGCAATTTCATCTACGTTGACGCGAGCAGCGGCGTTGGGGCCGGAATCATGGTTAACGGCTCCCTCATGCGCGGTGTGACCGGATTGGCCGGGGAGATCGGGCACATCCAGGTCGACCCCCTGGGCTCAATCTGCGCCTGCGGCAACCGCGGATGCCTGAACACCGTCGTTGGCGAGGAACGGCTGATCTCCCTGCTCAGCGTGACCCACGGCAACATGACCTTGGAAGACCTGGTCGGCTCCGCACTGGCCGGCGACCCCGGCTGCCGCAGGGTCATATCGGACGCGGCCGTGCGCATCGGCACGGTGACCGCGGATCTGTGCATATCGGTGGACCCCGAACTCGTCGTGGTCGGCGGCAGGCTGGCCACCGCCGGCGACATGTTCCTGGACCCCCTGGCCGAGGCGCTCCAGCGCTTGCTGTTCCCTAACGCTTTGACCCCTATACAAGTGGTATCCTCTCAATATCCACTGGATGCGCCGGCACTGGGGGCCGCCCTGCTCGTCATGGACAGAGAGGACAGGCCACCAGCATGA
- a CDS encoding cold-shock protein — protein MPSGKVRWYDAKRGFGFITGDEGEDVFLPASALPAGVQTLRKGTRVDFSVVAGRKGPQAMDVQLVGSAPSLVKATRPQPDDMAAIVEDLIKLLDSAGGHLRRHRYPADEESRKLAALLRAVADDFDVQV, from the coding sequence ATGCCCAGCGGGAAAGTGCGTTGGTACGATGCCAAGCGCGGCTTTGGATTCATAACCGGAGACGAGGGGGAGGATGTGTTCCTGCCGGCCTCGGCCCTGCCCGCTGGAGTGCAGACCCTACGCAAGGGCACCCGGGTGGACTTCTCCGTGGTCGCAGGCCGCAAAGGACCTCAGGCCATGGATGTCCAGCTGGTCGGGTCCGCCCCCTCTTTGGTCAAGGCGACCCGTCCTCAACCGGACGACATGGCCGCGATCGTTGAGGACCTGATTAAGCTGCTCGATTCGGCGGGTGGCCACTTGCGCCGTCACCGCTACCCGGCGGACGAGGAGTCGCGCAAGCTGGCGGCCCTGTTGCGCGCGGTGGCGGACGACTTCGACGTGCAGGTCTAG
- a CDS encoding sugar ABC transporter ATP-binding protein gives MSDSDTILHMDGITKTFGQVTALSQVNLSVERGEIHAICGENGAGKSTLMNVLSGVYPYGSYTGTISFDGKTCKYRNIKDSEADGIVIIHQELALSPYLSVAENIFIGNEQAKGGVIDWNATRSEAKRLMERVGLPDDPDTKIMDMGVGKQQLVEIAKALSKNVKLLILDEPTAALNDEDSAHLLSLVRQLRDEHGVTCIIITHKLNEVAQIADNVTIIRDGSTVGTMFVTKETPLDQDELIRKMVGRPLTNLYPDHPANKPGPEYFRIEDWTVHHPLDSSRVVVDHANIEARSGEIVGLAGLMGAGRTELAMSVFGRSYGSGISGSVYIKGKKVNLPNVQAAIDAGLAYATEDRKVYGLNLLQNIRENASMASLKRMSKNGVMDDNEEVKEVEKYRREFRIKCRDIDEGVDTLSGGNQQKVVLSKWVIADPDILILDEPTRGIDVGAKYEIYEIIDQLADAGKAVIVISSELPELIGICDRIYTVSQGVITDNVDKNGFTQEYLMKGMTKEKEVAVS, from the coding sequence ATGTCTGATTCAGACACCATTTTGCATATGGATGGCATCACCAAGACATTCGGTCAGGTCACCGCCTTAAGCCAGGTGAACCTCTCCGTGGAGCGTGGCGAGATCCACGCGATCTGCGGTGAGAACGGCGCGGGCAAGTCCACCCTGATGAATGTGCTTTCTGGTGTGTATCCGTATGGAAGTTACACCGGCACGATCAGCTTTGACGGCAAGACGTGCAAATACCGCAACATCAAGGACTCCGAGGCCGATGGCATCGTCATCATCCACCAGGAGCTGGCCCTGAGCCCCTACCTGTCGGTGGCCGAGAACATTTTCATCGGCAACGAGCAGGCCAAGGGCGGCGTAATCGACTGGAACGCCACGCGTTCCGAGGCCAAGCGGCTGATGGAGCGGGTGGGGCTTCCCGACGACCCGGACACCAAGATCATGGACATGGGTGTCGGCAAGCAGCAGCTGGTCGAGATTGCCAAGGCCCTGTCCAAGAACGTCAAGTTGCTCATCTTGGACGAGCCCACCGCCGCCCTGAACGACGAGGACTCCGCCCACCTGCTGAGCCTGGTGCGCCAGCTGCGCGACGAGCACGGGGTGACGTGCATCATTATCACCCACAAGCTCAACGAGGTGGCCCAGATAGCCGACAACGTCACGATCATCCGAGACGGCTCGACCGTGGGGACCATGTTCGTGACCAAGGAGACGCCGCTGGACCAGGACGAGCTCATCCGCAAGATGGTGGGCAGGCCTCTGACCAACCTGTATCCCGACCATCCAGCCAACAAGCCCGGTCCCGAGTATTTCCGGATCGAGGATTGGACGGTCCACCACCCGCTCGACTCCAGCCGAGTGGTGGTCGACCACGCCAACATAGAGGCCAGGTCCGGCGAGATCGTCGGTCTCGCCGGTCTGATGGGCGCCGGCCGTACCGAGCTGGCCATGTCCGTGTTCGGGCGCTCCTATGGTTCGGGCATCTCCGGCTCGGTCTACATCAAGGGCAAGAAGGTGAATCTGCCCAATGTGCAGGCCGCCATCGACGCCGGACTGGCCTACGCCACCGAGGACCGCAAGGTCTACGGGCTCAACCTGCTGCAGAACATTCGCGAGAACGCCTCCATGGCCTCCCTCAAGCGCATGAGCAAGAACGGCGTGATGGACGACAATGAGGAGGTCAAGGAAGTCGAGAAGTACCGGCGCGAGTTCCGCATCAAGTGCCGCGACATCGACGAGGGCGTGGACACGCTCTCGGGCGGTAACCAGCAGAAGGTGGTGTTGTCCAAATGGGTGATCGCCGACCCGGACATCCTCATCCTCGACGAACCCACCCGAGGCATCGATGTGGGCGCTAAGTATGAGATCTACGAGATCATCGACCAGCTGGCCGATGCCGGCAAGGCCGTCATCGTCATCTCGTCCGAACTGCCCGAGCTGATCGGTATATGCGACCGCATCTACACCGTCAGCCAAGGCGTAATCACCGACAACGTGGATAAGAATGGATTTACCCAGGAATACCTGATGAAGGGTATGACCAAGGAAAAGGAAGTGGCAGTATCATGA
- the mmsB gene encoding multiple monosaccharide ABC transporter permease, translating into MSSATASPASPAKQKQEGNGLLATIANNARQYGIVAALLVIVVVFEVLTKGVLLKPNSFVSLIQQNAYVIILAIGMVMVIIATHIDLSVGSLVAFIGGVCAILMERQGVNWMLAIVVSLLVGVIIGMWQGFWVAYVGIPGFITTLAGMLIFRGLATVIVGESVPITSDAFRGIARNYLPNIFGFWGQFDGLTVVVGLLCIVAYAWSQLSKRRRAEKVGLIPEPMSLTIIKIAVISVAILFVTYLLASSGNATQGGIPIMLVIVGVLVLVYNFILTRTVFGRHVYAVGGNRKAAILSGINTKRVDFILFVHMGFLSAVAAICMLSRLASATAQSGMEFEMDAIASCFIGGTAVAGGVGTIPGAVVGAFVMGVINQGLSIMGVDTAIVKTIKGLVLLLAVAVDIISKRKKS; encoded by the coding sequence ATGAGCTCGGCAACCGCAAGTCCGGCCAGCCCGGCCAAGCAGAAGCAGGAGGGCAATGGCCTCCTGGCGACCATTGCCAACAACGCCCGGCAGTACGGCATCGTGGCGGCGTTGCTGGTCATCGTGGTGGTGTTCGAAGTGCTGACCAAGGGCGTGCTTCTCAAGCCCAACAGTTTCGTCTCGCTCATCCAGCAGAACGCTTACGTGATCATCCTGGCCATCGGTATGGTGATGGTCATCATCGCCACCCACATCGACCTGTCCGTTGGATCGCTAGTGGCCTTCATCGGCGGCGTGTGCGCCATCCTGATGGAACGGCAGGGCGTCAACTGGATGCTGGCCATCGTGGTGTCGCTGCTGGTGGGTGTGATCATCGGCATGTGGCAGGGCTTCTGGGTGGCCTACGTGGGTATCCCCGGCTTCATTACCACCTTGGCTGGCATGTTGATCTTCCGTGGCCTGGCCACTGTCATCGTTGGCGAGTCTGTCCCGATCACCTCCGATGCTTTCCGCGGTATCGCCCGCAACTACTTGCCCAACATCTTCGGATTCTGGGGGCAGTTCGACGGTCTGACGGTCGTGGTCGGTCTGCTGTGCATCGTGGCCTACGCCTGGAGCCAGCTGTCCAAGCGCCGCAGGGCCGAGAAGGTTGGTCTGATTCCCGAGCCCATGAGCCTGACGATTATCAAGATCGCCGTAATCTCCGTGGCCATCCTGTTCGTCACCTACCTGCTGGCCTCCTCAGGTAACGCCACTCAGGGCGGCATCCCAATCATGCTGGTCATCGTGGGCGTGCTGGTGCTGGTCTACAACTTCATCCTGACCCGCACGGTCTTCGGCCGTCATGTCTACGCCGTGGGTGGCAACCGGAAGGCCGCCATTCTCTCCGGCATCAACACCAAGCGTGTTGACTTCATCCTTTTCGTCCACATGGGCTTCCTGTCCGCTGTGGCCGCCATCTGCATGCTCTCCCGCCTAGCTTCGGCCACCGCCCAGTCCGGTATGGAGTTCGAGATGGATGCCATCGCCTCCTGCTTCATCGGTGGTACGGCCGTGGCTGGCGGCGTCGGCACCATCCCCGGTGCTGTGGTCGGCGCTTTCGTGATGGGTGTCATCAACCAGGGCCTGTCGATTATGGGTGTGGACACAGCCATTGTGAAAACCATCAAGGGCCTGGTGCTCCTGCTGGCCGTAGCGGTCGACATCATCTCTAAGCGCAAGAAGAGCTGA
- a CDS encoding DUF3027 domain-containing protein has protein sequence MPQDQRDPQDLARDVALSVASDPSEVGDFIGSSEGEDGVSEFRFASLIKGYEGWLWSVTLFHDAELDRWTVDESSLVPGSDAILPPAWVPWKDRLLPSDLSVTDAMGTEKDDPRLEPGLQPGDKGYESAAQDESESQGNQKDAEQTVQGSQELVDAGGAIFKKAGDQPDQADERSDQGEQDEAERDWLRASKQDLDSAVERFALTRRHVLSPLGRAQTAKRWYEGQRGPKSLSTRTAKGATCASCGFMIPIQGELGTMFGVCANRWSPDDGKVVALDHGCGEHSEIDPPQAPPLWVQSAPAFDDLHIDVVRQAPREERPEVELIEQISNEGPEEAEDDAQESPHSEPETVRRRRRTKRQ, from the coding sequence ATGCCCCAAGATCAACGTGACCCCCAGGACCTGGCTAGGGACGTGGCCCTGTCAGTAGCGTCCGATCCCAGCGAGGTTGGTGACTTCATCGGCTCCAGCGAGGGGGAGGATGGGGTCAGCGAATTCCGTTTCGCCTCCCTCATTAAGGGCTATGAGGGTTGGCTGTGGTCGGTCACCCTCTTCCACGACGCCGAGCTGGATCGATGGACGGTCGATGAGTCATCCCTGGTCCCTGGTTCAGACGCCATCCTTCCGCCGGCCTGGGTGCCTTGGAAGGACCGCTTGCTTCCCTCCGACCTGTCGGTGACCGATGCGATGGGCACCGAGAAGGACGACCCTAGGCTTGAACCGGGCCTCCAGCCGGGCGACAAGGGCTACGAGTCCGCCGCGCAAGACGAAAGCGAGAGCCAGGGGAATCAGAAGGACGCTGAGCAAACCGTTCAGGGCTCGCAGGAGCTGGTCGACGCCGGTGGCGCGATTTTCAAGAAGGCTGGGGATCAGCCCGACCAAGCGGACGAGCGAAGCGACCAGGGCGAACAGGATGAGGCTGAACGGGACTGGCTGCGCGCCTCCAAGCAGGACCTGGATTCGGCGGTCGAGCGATTCGCCCTGACGAGGCGGCACGTCTTGAGCCCCCTGGGCAGGGCCCAGACCGCTAAGCGCTGGTACGAAGGACAGCGGGGGCCCAAATCACTGTCCACGCGCACTGCCAAAGGCGCCACCTGCGCTTCCTGCGGTTTCATGATCCCTATTCAAGGCGAACTGGGAACCATGTTCGGCGTCTGCGCCAACCGTTGGAGCCCGGACGACGGCAAGGTCGTCGCCCTGGACCACGGCTGCGGCGAGCACTCCGAGATCGACCCGCCGCAGGCGCCCCCGCTCTGGGTGCAATCCGCTCCGGCCTTTGACGACCTCCATATCGATGTGGTCCGCCAGGCTCCGCGCGAGGAACGGCCCGAGGTGGAGTTGATCGAGCAAATCAGCAACGAGGGGCCCGAAGAAGCCGAAGACGACGCCCAAGAGAGCCCCCACAGCGAGCCGGAGACCGTTCGCAGGCGGCGCAGGACCAAGCGTCAGTAG
- a CDS encoding ATP-dependent Clp protease ATP-binding subunit, translating into MFERFTDRARRVIVLAQEEARALQHNYIGTEHLLLGLIREGDGVAAKALASKGVELEATRKQVEEMIGKGNAAPNGHIPFTPHAKQVLELSLREALQLGHSYIGTEHILLGLIREGEGVGTQVLIKMGVDLGDLRTATIDMIRGSHEGSGSDKGDLANAGGIQDKRGQTGSAILDQFGRNLTQEAAEGKLDPVIGRSKEIERVMVVLSRRTKNNPVLIGEPGVGKTAVVEGLAQKIHEGDVPETLKDKQVYSLDLGSMVAGSRYRGDFEERLKKVLKEIKTRGDVILFIDEIHTIVGAGSADGALGASDMLKPLLARGELQTIGATTTEEYRKYIEKDAALERRFQPIQVPEPTIAETIEILKGLRERYEHHHHVTITDGALQSAAELSARYIQDRNLPDKAIDLVDEAGARLRIKRLTAPPELKELDAKISKVNDSKDQAIKDQDFEKAAELRDKQEKLEAERKEKEKAWHEGESDVKMVVDEDVIAEVVSSTTGIPVFKLTQAESKKLLGMEAELHKRIIGQDEAVSALSRSIRRTRVGLKDPKRPAGSFIFAGPTGVGKTELAKALAQFLFDDEDALIRVDMSEFSEKYASSRLFGAPPGYVGYEEGGELTEKVRRKPFSVVLFDEIEKAHPDIFNTLLQVLDDGHLTDGQGRTVDFKNTIIILTTNLGTRDIAKAANTGFNLGNNTETSYQRMKDQVTSELKQQFRPEFLNRLDDIIVFQQLTEPQVRQIVDLEVKKLNDRLFERHMSLELTDKAKDLLAEKGFDPLLGARPLRRVIQRDIEDAMSEKILMGDLTDNESVMVDAEGEGILGEFTFKGKPFDGPKHAADSDGREPELVGAAVATPDADLAADEAQVDRLEAGRNPSETGESQGDGAQ; encoded by the coding sequence ATGTTTGAGCGGTTTACCGACCGTGCGCGGCGCGTCATTGTACTGGCGCAAGAAGAGGCCCGGGCCCTTCAGCACAACTATATCGGCACTGAGCACCTGCTTTTGGGCCTGATTCGCGAAGGCGACGGTGTAGCCGCCAAGGCGCTCGCCTCCAAGGGAGTTGAGCTGGAAGCCACCCGCAAGCAGGTGGAGGAGATGATCGGCAAGGGCAACGCGGCGCCCAACGGGCACATCCCGTTCACCCCGCACGCCAAGCAGGTGCTGGAGCTCTCCCTGCGTGAAGCCTTGCAACTCGGCCACTCCTACATCGGCACCGAGCATATCCTCCTGGGCCTCATCCGTGAGGGTGAGGGTGTGGGCACCCAAGTTCTGATCAAGATGGGTGTGGACCTGGGCGATTTGCGCACGGCCACGATTGACATGATCCGCGGCAGCCACGAAGGCTCCGGCTCCGACAAGGGCGACCTGGCGAACGCCGGTGGCATCCAGGACAAGCGTGGGCAGACCGGGTCCGCTATCCTGGACCAATTTGGCCGTAACCTGACACAAGAGGCCGCCGAAGGCAAGCTGGACCCGGTGATTGGTCGCTCCAAGGAGATTGAGCGCGTCATGGTCGTGCTCTCCCGCCGTACCAAGAACAACCCGGTCCTGATTGGCGAGCCTGGCGTGGGCAAGACCGCCGTCGTGGAGGGGCTGGCCCAAAAGATCCATGAGGGCGATGTGCCCGAGACGCTCAAGGATAAGCAGGTCTACTCGCTGGATCTGGGTTCCATGGTGGCCGGTTCGCGCTACCGCGGTGACTTCGAGGAGCGCCTGAAGAAGGTCCTGAAGGAAATCAAGACCCGTGGCGACGTGATCCTCTTCATCGATGAGATTCACACGATCGTCGGCGCTGGTTCGGCGGACGGCGCCCTGGGCGCTTCCGACATGCTGAAGCCCCTGCTGGCCCGCGGCGAGCTTCAGACCATCGGCGCGACCACGACCGAAGAGTACCGCAAGTACATTGAGAAGGACGCGGCCCTGGAGCGGCGCTTCCAGCCCATCCAGGTACCCGAGCCTACGATCGCCGAGACCATCGAGATCCTGAAGGGTCTGCGGGAGCGCTACGAGCACCACCACCATGTGACCATCACCGATGGCGCCCTTCAGTCCGCCGCCGAGCTCTCCGCCCGCTACATCCAGGATCGCAACCTGCCGGACAAGGCCATCGACCTGGTGGATGAGGCTGGCGCCCGCTTGCGCATCAAGCGACTGACCGCTCCGCCTGAGCTCAAGGAGCTGGACGCCAAGATCTCCAAGGTCAACGACTCCAAGGACCAGGCCATCAAGGACCAGGACTTCGAGAAGGCCGCCGAGCTGCGAGACAAGCAGGAGAAGCTGGAGGCTGAGCGCAAGGAGAAGGAGAAGGCCTGGCACGAGGGCGAGTCCGACGTCAAGATGGTCGTGGACGAGGATGTGATCGCCGAGGTCGTTTCCTCAACCACCGGCATCCCGGTCTTCAAGCTTACCCAGGCCGAGTCCAAGAAGCTCTTGGGCATGGAGGCCGAACTCCACAAGCGCATCATCGGCCAGGACGAGGCGGTCTCCGCCCTGTCGCGTTCGATTCGCCGCACCCGCGTGGGACTCAAAGATCCCAAGCGGCCCGCAGGCTCCTTCATCTTCGCCGGGCCGACCGGCGTCGGCAAGACCGAGCTGGCCAAGGCCTTGGCCCAGTTCCTCTTTGACGATGAGGACGCCCTGATCAGGGTGGATATGTCAGAGTTCTCGGAGAAGTACGCGTCCTCGCGTCTCTTCGGCGCGCCTCCGGGGTACGTGGGCTACGAGGAGGGTGGCGAACTGACTGAAAAGGTGCGTCGCAAGCCCTTCTCCGTGGTGCTCTTCGACGAGATCGAGAAGGCTCACCCTGACATCTTCAACACCCTCTTGCAGGTATTGGATGATGGACACTTGACCGACGGCCAGGGAAGGACCGTGGACTTCAAGAACACGATCATCATCCTGACCACTAACCTGGGCACCCGCGACATCGCCAAGGCGGCCAACACCGGCTTCAACCTGGGCAACAACACGGAGACGTCTTACCAGCGCATGAAGGATCAGGTGACCAGCGAGCTTAAGCAGCAGTTCAGGCCCGAGTTCCTGAACCGTCTGGACGACATCATCGTCTTCCAGCAGCTGACCGAGCCCCAGGTGCGCCAGATCGTGGACCTGGAAGTCAAGAAGCTCAACGACCGGCTCTTCGAGCGCCACATGTCGCTGGAGCTGACCGACAAGGCGAAGGACCTGCTCGCCGAGAAGGGCTTCGACCCACTCTTGGGGGCCCGCCCCTTGCGCCGCGTCATCCAACGCGACATCGAGGACGCCATGTCGGAGAAGATCCTGATGGGCGACCTGACCGACAACGAGTCGGTCATGGTGGACGCTGAGGGCGAGGGCATCCTGGGCGAGTTCACTTTCAAGGGCAAGCCCTTCGACGGGCCCAAGCACGCGGCTGATTCGGATGGGCGCGAGCCGGAGCTGGTGGGGGCTGCCGTAGCCACGCCTGACGCTGACCTAGCGGCTGACGAGGCTCAAGTTGACAGGCTGGAGGCTGGACGGAATCCGTCAGAGACCGGAGAATCGCAGGGTGACGGCGCTCAGTGA